AAGGTAGCCGTGGACCACAAGCTGCTAACGTTAATCGTCTGTAAGATCAAATATGTATAAAAAGAAGCAGTCTCTCTTTTGAGGGGCTGTTTTTTTACATTTATGTTATCGATGTACAGCTTTGTTTTACATTGTCATATCCCACGTAGACAAGTCATATACTCCTGAAAAGGGGGTGGGATGCATGTTTCATGAGAGAGAACGGGTAAAGGATAGAAGGCAGGAAAGAAAAGAACAGCTTCTCTTACAATCGCGCGACAGTATGCCGCCACACATTGATGATCTACATGATCCGCTGGAAAGAGTGTTTATCCCGGATCAATATTCAAGAAGCACTGATTTCACAAACGAGACTCCCCCTAGCAAACCGGTGGGTTATCACTTTAAAAGGCAAATATATCTTTCTTTGGCGGTTATTGGAATAGCGTATGTTTTATTAAAAAGTCCATTTGGTGTTCCAAATACATGGCGAGATTTATCAAGAGAAGTGATGACACGCGATTTCAATTTTGAGGGTGTGGCGGTATGGTATGAACAAGTTACAGGTCACTCACCAAGTGCGCTACCGGTTCTTTTTGATAAAAAAGAAAAGGAGAGTGTGCCAGCAAATGCCTATCAGCTAAGTAAGTGGAGTTTGCCAAAGGAGTGGAAAATAGCAAAGGAGTATGATTCCAAAAGTGCCAAATTAGTTGTTGATTTAGGGAATAAAGGAGAAGTCCTCAATATGGATACCGGCTGGGTAACTTCTGTTGGGGAAAAACCTGGCTATGGAACCACTGTAATCATCCAGTATACCGATGGTCGAGAGATTTGGTATGGAAATCTTGAAAAGGTAAATGTATCTGTAAACGACTGGGTGAATACAAAGGACCTTGTTGGAGTTGCTAAACCTTTTACCGATCAAGAGATTAACACGCGTTACCTATTTATGGCGATGAAACAAAACGGGAAATTTATTAATCCATTGGACGTGATTTCATTTGAATGACTTTTGGCCAGGCGGTATTCGTGTCCGCATCCATCTTTTATTTTGGCTGGTCATTGGTCTAGCTGTAATGGCTGGCTATTTTATAGAAACGATTGCGCTTTTCATCATTGTACTTATTCATGAGCTTGGTCATATAGCGGCGGCTCGTGAACTCGGATGGGAAGTAAAAGAGATTCAATTGTTACCCTTTGGTGGGGTTGCAGTTATGGAGGAATCCCCCTCAGCAGATGCTATAGACGAGATTGTAGTAGCATTAGCGGGCCCTTTTATGAATATCGTTATGATTTTTTTTTCTCTTCTATTTTGGTGGTTAGGTATTTGGTCGGAGCATTGGGCCCATTTTTTTATGAAAAGTAATATGATGATTGCTTTGTTTAATTTATTACCGATGTGGCCCTTAGATGGTGGGCGCATTGTGCAAGCGGTATTAACATCGTTCATTTCTTATCGGAAAGCGGCGATCTTATCATTTAGTAGTAGTTGTGGATTTGCTATTTTACTGCTGGGAGCCGGAGTTTGGTTCTTTCATGCTAATCTAACTGCTGTTGCGATCTATTTGGCTCTTACCAATGGGCAAGCATACAAGCGCTTTCCTTATCAGTTTGTTCGTTTTTTACATAAAAGATATCAGGGAGCACCCAGACTAGACAGGATAGAGCCTGTTCGTGTTCCATCTTCTCTATCTGTTTGGGAAGCTACCCATAAGCTACAAAAAGGTAAATACCATTTGTTTTATATAACAGGTAAACAAGGTGGTGTACTACCTGAGGAGAATGTACTCTATGCTTGTCTAGTTGAACGGCGCCAGCGAGACTGGATCAGTAGCTTGTTGTAGCTTGTGACGGTTTTGGGTTATGTTACAAGCAGTTCTACTATTTTTCAAATCGAGTAGAAATGCGCTACAATGAGTGATAGGACAGACCTCCAGGAGGAAAATTAGTTGAACAAAAAACAACAACGTGCTCTCCAACAAATAATCGTGAGCCGTGACATAGAAGAAACACGTATTGCTGTCATGGAAGCAGGTCGACTTGCTGAGTTGACAATGGAACAAGACAAACAAATGGCAGCGGTTGGCAGTATTTATAGAGGGCGAGTAAAAAAAGTCTTACCAGCCATGCAAGCTGCCTTTATAGATATCGGAGAAGAACAGGAAGCGTTTTTATATATTGACGAGGCGTTGCCCCCAGGCTGGAAAGTACAGAACCGAGGGGCAGCCAAACCTAATATTCGGACTTTAGTGCAAGTAGGCGAAGAAAAAATTGTCCAAATTAGCAAAGAAGCGATAGGGAGTAAATCTCCAAGACTTACATCCGAAATCAGCTTGCCGGGGCGCATGCTGGTTTATTTGCCATCTGCAGGGCTTATCTCTTTGTCACGTAAAATTGTAGATGCCAAAAAACGTGAACGACTAAGAGTGTGGGCAACCGATAATTTGGCTGAGGGGGAAGGAATCATTGTAAGAACGATGGCCGAGGAGGCTTCCCTGGAGCATTTGCAAATAGAACTTGATTTCCTGCGTGCAAAGTGGAAGACGGCGCTTCAGGAAACAGGAAAGAAAAAAACGCCGTCCCTTCTTTTATCAGCAGATAATGCAGTGAGCCGTATTTTATTAGATCGCTCTGAAGATCAGATGGTAGAAATAGTAGTGGATGACGCAGAGTTGTATCATGAGCTTAGAGTACAGGCAAAGGCTATTCACCCAGCCATGTTTAATAAAATTCAATTTTATCAAGGGAAAACCTCTGTGTTAGACTCCTATGGTGTCGATAAAGAAATTGAAAAAGCCCTGTATAGGCAGGTATGGCTGAAAAGTGGTGGTTTCTTGGTAATCGATCAGACAGAAGCTATGACCGTTATCGATGTTAATACAGGGAAATTTACGGGTAAGAGTGGTCAGCAGCTAGAAGATACCGTCACCGCAACCAATGTGGAAGCAGCCCAAGAGATTGCTAGACAACTACGACTTCGCGATATTGGTGGCATTATCATTATTGATTTCATTGATATGAAGCAGGCGAAAAACCAACAGATTGTACAAGAAGCCTTACAGAGAGAATTAGAAAAAGACGTAACCAATAGTTATGTCATGGGTTTTACGCAATTAGGCCTATTGGAAATGACAAGGAAAAAGGTAAGAAACAATCTATCCTCCATTCTAACCAAAGCATGCATCACTTGTAGTGGTAAGGGGAGAATCTTAACGGAACAGGAAGTAGCTGGACGCTTTATTCGAGAGGCTAAGGCATTGATCCGAGCACAGGAAGCAGAGGCTATTGTAGCCGCTTTTCATCCTCATGTTTATCAGTATGTTCAAGCGGAAGGAAGGCGTGAGAAATTTGCGGAGGAATGGGGTGTCATGGTTCAATTTATTTCACGTGAAACCATGCACCCAAGTGAATATCAGATTTTACATGTTGGCAAAAAGGCTGATTCTAAACGTTTTTCTTGACCTTTTCTGCTGGGTATGATATTCTCTGATTGTTATGCAGCTATGCTTGTACCTTGAAGCATACTGTAACCGCGCGAATCAGGTTTTAGTAAGTTGGTTTTTAAAGCCACACCTGCATAAGGCGAGTCTGAGTATAGGAGGTGCAATAGAATGTACGCAATTATCGTAACAGGTGGTAAACAATACAAAGTTGAAGAGGGTGCTACCCTTTACATCGAAAAACTAACTGCTTCTGAAGGCGAAACAGTTACTTTTGATCAAGTATTGTTCGTAAGCAAAGATGGTAAAGTAACTGCGGGTACTCCAACTGTAGCTGGTGCAACTGTAACAGCGAAAGTTGAAAAGCACGGTAAAGGTGAGAAAGTTATCGTGTACAAGTACAAAGCAAAGAAAAACTATCGTCGTAAGCAAGGTCACCGTCAACCATTCTCTAAAGTTGTTATCGAAAAGATCAACGCGTAATGGTTAAGGTCGAGGTGATTCGATCTCAGACGGGCATTGCAGAGATTGCTATGACAGGGCATGCCAATGCTGGTAAATACGGGGAGGACATTGTTTGTTCTGCTGTATCGGCCATTATTTTAGGCAACCTGAATGCGGTACATCTTTTGCTCGGTTTGAAGCCGGATGTGGAAATGAACACAGAAGAGGGCGGATTTTTAAAGTGGCGGGTTTCATCTTTGGATGATCCAACTCTTGAAGAGAAGCAACAACTACTGGCGGAAAGCACAGTGGTTGCTCTACTGGGTATTTCCCAAAACTACGGAACATATATTTCTGTACAAGATTCAAAATGGCAAGGGGGTGCTCACTCATGATGAACATGCTATTCACTATGGACCTGCAATTCTTCGCATCCAAAAAAGGGGTAGGTTCTACAAAGAACGGTCGTGACTCCATCGCTAAGCGCCTTGGTACAAAGCGTGGCGACGGCCAATTCGTAAAAGCTGGTAACATTCTTGTTCGCCAACGCGGAACAAAAATTTATCCAGGTGCTAACGTAGGCATCGGCGGCGACGATACTTTGTTCGCGAAAGCTGACGGAATCGTTCGTTTCAAACGTCTGGGACGCGATCGCAAACAAGTTGTGATCGAACCAGTTGTTGCTGAAGCGTAATAACGACAAGAAGCTAAAACCCAGCCAATCGCTGGGTTTTTCTTTTTACTCACTATCCTCCTTTACTCTACTCGTACTTATGTTAAAATAAAAGATGGAATCCATATAGTGACAGGTGGGAAAACATGAAGGACGAACAAAAGTTTATAACGGATCATGCGGACACGTTATTGAGGATTTTAAACCAGGACCGTCATGATTGGCTCAATCATCTCCAGGTTCTCCATGCTTATTTGAAGTTGGGACGCTACCAAGATGGGGAGGCTTACCTACAAAAAGTGACGGAGGAAGCTCACCGTGAAAGTATGATTGCTCGCATAAACTGTTCGCGTTTGTCTGCTTTCTTTTTGACGTTTAATGCGTTAAATAGAGACATAATAGTAGAAGTAGAGGTTAAAACACAGGTAGATGTGACCAAGCTAGAGATGCAAAGCGATAGCTTTTTTTATTTGATTTCAACTTGCATCGGGCTATTACAGCATCACTTGCATACGGAACAAGTGGAGCA
This is a stretch of genomic DNA from Brevibacillus laterosporus DSM 25. It encodes these proteins:
- a CDS encoding M23 family metallopeptidase — its product is MFHERERVKDRRQERKEQLLLQSRDSMPPHIDDLHDPLERVFIPDQYSRSTDFTNETPPSKPVGYHFKRQIYLSLAVIGIAYVLLKSPFGVPNTWRDLSREVMTRDFNFEGVAVWYEQVTGHSPSALPVLFDKKEKESVPANAYQLSKWSLPKEWKIAKEYDSKSAKLVVDLGNKGEVLNMDTGWVTSVGEKPGYGTTVIIQYTDGREIWYGNLEKVNVSVNDWVNTKDLVGVAKPFTDQEINTRYLFMAMKQNGKFINPLDVISFE
- a CDS encoding M50 family metallopeptidase, whose protein sequence is MNDFWPGGIRVRIHLLFWLVIGLAVMAGYFIETIALFIIVLIHELGHIAAARELGWEVKEIQLLPFGGVAVMEESPSADAIDEIVVALAGPFMNIVMIFFSLLFWWLGIWSEHWAHFFMKSNMMIALFNLLPMWPLDGGRIVQAVLTSFISYRKAAILSFSSSCGFAILLLGAGVWFFHANLTAVAIYLALTNGQAYKRFPYQFVRFLHKRYQGAPRLDRIEPVRVPSSLSVWEATHKLQKGKYHLFYITGKQGGVLPEENVLYACLVERRQRDWISSLL
- a CDS encoding Rne/Rng family ribonuclease, translated to MNKKQQRALQQIIVSRDIEETRIAVMEAGRLAELTMEQDKQMAAVGSIYRGRVKKVLPAMQAAFIDIGEEQEAFLYIDEALPPGWKVQNRGAAKPNIRTLVQVGEEKIVQISKEAIGSKSPRLTSEISLPGRMLVYLPSAGLISLSRKIVDAKKRERLRVWATDNLAEGEGIIVRTMAEEASLEHLQIELDFLRAKWKTALQETGKKKTPSLLLSADNAVSRILLDRSEDQMVEIVVDDAELYHELRVQAKAIHPAMFNKIQFYQGKTSVLDSYGVDKEIEKALYRQVWLKSGGFLVIDQTEAMTVIDVNTGKFTGKSGQQLEDTVTATNVEAAQEIARQLRLRDIGGIIIIDFIDMKQAKNQQIVQEALQRELEKDVTNSYVMGFTQLGLLEMTRKKVRNNLSSILTKACITCSGKGRILTEQEVAGRFIREAKALIRAQEAEAIVAAFHPHVYQYVQAEGRREKFAEEWGVMVQFISRETMHPSEYQILHVGKKADSKRFS
- the rplU gene encoding 50S ribosomal protein L21, coding for MYAIIVTGGKQYKVEEGATLYIEKLTASEGETVTFDQVLFVSKDGKVTAGTPTVAGATVTAKVEKHGKGEKVIVYKYKAKKNYRRKQGHRQPFSKVVIEKINA
- a CDS encoding ribosomal-processing cysteine protease Prp; amino-acid sequence: MVKVEVIRSQTGIAEIAMTGHANAGKYGEDIVCSAVSAIILGNLNAVHLLLGLKPDVEMNTEEGGFLKWRVSSLDDPTLEEKQQLLAESTVVALLGISQNYGTYISVQDSKWQGGAHS
- the rpmA gene encoding 50S ribosomal protein L27 codes for the protein MLFTMDLQFFASKKGVGSTKNGRDSIAKRLGTKRGDGQFVKAGNILVRQRGTKIYPGANVGIGGDDTLFAKADGIVRFKRLGRDRKQVVIEPVVAEA
- a CDS encoding Spo0B domain-containing protein, producing MKDEQKFITDHADTLLRILNQDRHDWLNHLQVLHAYLKLGRYQDGEAYLQKVTEEAHRESMIARINCSRLSAFFLTFNALNRDIIVEVEVKTQVDVTKLEMQSDSFFYLISTCIGLLQHHLHTEQVEHPHLAVTLFHADNEVFANFDLEGQVSALVAGEVEKLIHDHKGMAKLVSEQIHTDTGWIAEMSFPCKM